GAATTTGTCTCCAGCAGCCCGGAATTCCCGTAATCCCGTCCATACTTCGGTGAAATCCAGCACTTCGCCGTCCTGATCTTGCAGATGAATATGAAGTTGGTACAGGTTAGGTTCATCATCACTCCATAACATCGCATCTTCGCCAATCTTGTACGTCAGCTGGATTTCCTGCGAATCCGGGGCGAAAATCTGTTCCTCGGTCGTATACACCGGATCTGCACTGACTGCAACAGCCGAAACCACGATTCGTACTTCTTGCAGGTCACCAACAAGTGCTGCCTTGATCTCGAAAGATCGAGTCGCAAGATCGGGATAGACCTGAACATTATCCAGGAAAACACGCTCGAAAAATTGAAGTTCCAATTTCCCGGTGATGCCGTTCCAATTCGTCTGCGTGTCTTCGGATGTAAGGTGACCACCTTTGGTTGGATAATTGGTATTGTCCACTCGAATGGTAATTGTATGAGTCCCAGCGGTTAGCCCTGCCTCAATCTCGTAACGGTGAGGTGTGTTCAGACTGTTTTGCGTTCCCCATTCCACCCCATCAATCCAGACTGTGGTAACTCTTGTTCGTTCCAGATGCAAGAAGCAACGTTTGCCAGCCAAGTGTTCGGGAATTTCAATCTCTCGTGAAAACCAGGCATAACCCTCAAATAAGTACTCATCCGTCAGCGCACCGATTAACACATTCTCGTTTTTCTTGCCCTTGGCCGCATGAGATGTAGTATTTGGCAATGTAATAACGTCTGAGAAATTCAGACCACGTTCCACCTTATGTTCATCGAGTTGGAGTTTCCATATGCCTTCCAGATTTATTGCAGCTATCATGATAGTGTCCCCTTTTGGATTCATATAATCGACAAAAGTAATCGCTTCCAATGAACAGAAATCGTTTTCGAGAAATCATACCTGTATTATAAACTCGATTGACGCCCCTCGCATAGATCATTTACAAATAAAAAAGTCGCCAATACTGGCGACATCTTATGGATACCTATCCTGTATCCTGAACAATTTTAAAATATGGTGGGAACCATGCCCCCGTCCATCCGGATGGGAGAGCCTCTGAAGGCTGAAGCATATGGGCTGCATACAAATGCAGCGAGTCTGCCTATTTCACTTGGCTTGATGAATCGCTGTAATTCGGACTGTGGCAGATTACTCTTCATAAAGTCTTTCTCTTTTTCCTCGAAATTCAACGTCTCATCAGGGTATATGCCCTCAATGATTTCTTGTACGTTTTCGGACAGTGTTGGACCTGGCAGGATCGTATTGATCGTAACCTCAGTCCCTGCTGTCAGTTTGGACAAACTTTTGGATAATGACAGCAGCATTGACTTGGTCATGCAATACTGGGGCATCTGGCCTGAAGGCATAAGGGCTTCTTCACTTGCGATGAAAATAATACGCCCGTCATTGTTCTTCACCATTTTAGGTAAATAAAATTGGGATAAGCCATTGGCAGCAAGTACATTAATACGGAAATATTTCTCCCACACTTCATCATTTATGTCTTCATAACTCATGATTTCATATATACCCATGCTATTGATTAATATATCAACTTCAGGAAATTTCTCGAATAAAGCTTGGCGTTGCGCCAGATCCACAAGATCAGCGGTAGCCTTTTGCGGAGAGGTCTCCGGAAAAGTGGACTTGATTTCACGAACTGTTTGTTCTACCTCTTCATCATTGCGTCCATTAATCAGAACATGAACACCTTCTCGAGCGAGTTCAATAGCAATCGCTTTGCCGATCCCTTTTGTTGATCCTGTAACTAAGGCTGTTTTCTCTTTTAGTCCCATATCCATCCTGCATTTCTCCTTCTTGATTACAACTATCCGGCAGCTATTTCTTGAATATCGCCAACAGCTTCATACACCGGATAGATACAATATTACGCAGTCTGAAGGGTCTAGTAACTAGCAGCTTGCGCCAGAGTTATTGCCTGACACGCCAATTTGAAGGTGTATCCCCTTCCCAGGTCTTGAAAGCACGATAGAACGAATTCTGATCTTCATATCCAACCAGAAATGCCACTTCTTTGATATCGAGCGAAGGATCTGCAAGGTACTCTCGGGCCTGCTCACGTCTGGCCTCGGTTAATAATTGCTTGAAGTTTGTGTTCTCCTCCGTCAGTCGCCGCTGCAAAGTACGATCACTCATGCGAAGCTCTTTGGCGACTGTCTGGATGTCAGGGCGCTTTCCTGTGAGGCTGCGTTTCATGATCCATTTGACCACTTCAGTAATGGAACGATTGCTCTCTTGTTCGTCCAGCGACCGATCCAGAGCCGGGGTCAGAATCTCCAGTAACTCCTCGTTATACGATAGAAATGGAAGACTCAGATCTTTCCGTTCCAGCGTCAGCCGATTATAGTTGGAATTCGTATCGACTCGGCAGCCGAAGTAATCCTCAAGGGTGGCTACGTCACCCATCGGTTGGGAGAACTCAACCCGTTTTGCAATCAAAGGCTGTCCTGTGCCCCTCCGTCCAAGTTCGATCAGAAATGCCAGCGTAATACCGACCAGTAATGGCGGACCTGGTTGCTCCTTATGTAACCATCCGAGTTCAATGAACCATTCCTCCCCTGCTTCGGTAATCTGCAAACTCTCGGGAGGACACATTTGCTTGTAACGCACCATGCGATTCAACGCATCACGATAATCACGAGCATGGTACATCGCCAGAACAGGCGGAGGATACTTCGATATTTCATATCCGGTTGCAAGTTTGATGATGCCCTCGGCGGTGTCCCCATTGAGATCAGAGTAGGCCTGCCAGATTGCGAAGTATTGAGATTGGGTCACTACAGGTTTATTTATTGTCTCAAGAGATAGTTGAGCTGTACGAGCGATGTCATCAGCACCAATCCCTAATTGATGTAATCCAGCCCAAAAGCCTGGATGAACTTTAATCCGATCATTCGGTTGAGATTGCATGTATACAGACTCCTTTAACTTGTTCCATTTTCATTCTGATTTCTAATTATAGAATGGATGTACCTATTTTTGAAACTTACCTCAGCGAGCCATTTCCCGTAATACGAAAACACGACTAACCATGAATGGTCAGTCGTGTTCAAGTCAATCATTCAGTATATTATGAAAGAATGCACATTTTGTATGTTCAGCTACTCATTCAACGCAGTTTTGATCAGGGCATTCACCCGTGAGTTAAACAGCAGACCGATATGGGATACGAGGGAAACCGAAACGTTGTTCGCCCCGTTCAACCGGGAAAGTACCGGGGACACAATCGTGTCACTGGTGGAATAGATCGAAGTCACCTTTATTCCACTCGGAGCTGTCGTTGTGGTCAATCGATTAGCCCCGCCAAGGGTAATCAACTTATCAACTTTGGAAGCGCCTCCACGGTTAAGTATGTAATAGAGACTATTAGCTCCACCCATGCTATGAGCTATAATATTGACTTTTGTATGACCCGTTTCGCGCAGAACATCATCTACGAATCGACTAATTGCTGCGGAGTTCAACAGCTGGTTTCCTTGTTTGCTAGGAAGGTCAATTGCGAATAATTCGTCTCTTGTCCACCCTTGGCTACGCAAATAACTCTCAATTGCTGTAAAATTGCTATCTGAACCGGTCAATCCATGTACCAATACAATGGGTGTACGTGCCGTAGCTGCAGAAGCCTTTGAACTCGATCCTATTCCAGTTATTGATAAGGCAAGGATCATACTCATGAATACAATAAGTATTAATTTGGTCTTTTTCACTTCATTCACTCTCCTGTAAAATGTTTTATATTCCATATATTACAATCTAACATATGGAATATAAATGAACCTTTAGTCTCATTTTTACAGGAATGTCTAAAGTAGACTACAACTAACATCATTACATTTTATCAAACCCTAGTTCTCTACTTCTTATCCTTCAACGATATCTGCACGTAGATCCGTTGCAATCTCAATCATTTTGGGAACAATAGCTTCGTTAGAAATAGCTACATACAGATCTCCCATGTACAAACGAAAAGCAATCTGTGCACCCTCAAGGTCCCACATAAAAAAGTCCCCCTCGATGGTCATGGTGCTCTCAGCTCCTACAATGTTAAGAACCGGTGAATAGGTAAAATCGGGTTGGGATTCGAAGTAGAGTTTGCACTCTTCCAGCGAGATGGATTGTTCCGCATTGCTTTCTTGCATGGATCGGGTAATTCGAAAACGCTGATTCATTGATTTGCCTCCAAAACTTTATTAATATATACATGTTCCACAGCATTATATTTTCTCATTTCCGTCTTCCACTGTCAAAACCATACATGCTCTATTCTTTCAATTCATATATACTGAATACAGTGCACAACGAATTTCTACAATCAGGAGGAGTCAAATCAATATGTTGAAAACAGAATTCATTGATGTACTATCCATTGTCTCACATAAATTATATGATTCGGCTGCTAACGTTATGGACACGGCAAGCAGGTTAATTCCTGCAAATACGTTTTGTATTGCCCAGTTGGATCATCTATCCACCAAAGTTCTGAACGTATATAATCGTGACAAACTAATTCTGGGTGAGGGGCTGGTCGTTGATAACGCCGAGTCATACTGTGCACTTGTGACTGAACATTCCCAAGGCCCGTTAGTAATTAATAATAATCTAACCCATCCATTAACCAGACATATGGACGCAACCGAATTCGTAGGTGGATGCTCATTTGTCGGTGTACCTATACATAATGAGAACGGAGAAATTTACGGCTCCCTTTGCTCATTTGATCAGGATTTCTATTCCTATCAACAAAAGGACGTGGATCTGCTGCTCTCCTTGTCTTCATTTTTCACGAGTCTTCTTGAGATGGAAACAACTCTTCAACAGTTAAAACAGGCGGAAGAGACCGCTGCAAAAGTGCTTGAAGAAAAGAAAAATTTGCTGGCCGTTCTCAGTCATGAAATCCGGACGCCAATGAATGGTGTTCTTGCAATGGCCAATCTGTTGCAATCGACCAGGCTGAGTGAGGATCAATCGTTATATGTTAATGTCATTGAGTCAAGTGGCGCCAGCCTTCTGTCGATGATGGATCAAATTCTGGACTACTCCAAAGCAGAAGCTGGTGCGATCTCTCTCGAGATCAAGCCCTATAGTGTCACTGAAACAGTTGAACATGTATTACAATTATTCTCTTCTGAAGCACAGAAAAAAGGAATTAGGTTGTACGCAGAATATAATATTAATGACCATCTGATGCTTATGGGTGATCAGCACAAAGTTCGTCAGATTTTAATCAATCTCGTTGGGAATGCGCTTAAATTTACGGAGAAAGGTGAAGTATGCATCTCTACTGAGGTATCTGTTGATACAAAAGGTACTCTCCATGCATCCTACGAAATAAAGGATACGGGCATTGGCATCCCGCAGGATCGTCAGGATCTGTTGTTCAAATCCTATTCCCAGATTCATGGTAATTCAGGAAAATATGGCGGAGCGGGGCTTGGCCTGTCCATCTGTAAACAACTCGCTGAATTAATGGGTGGGGTTGTATGGCTTAAAGAGTCCAGTCCTATGGGCAGTCAGTTTGTCTTTAATATTTCCAGCGCTGCACCCACCGTCCATACAAATATCTGAATGATGAATATATTATTCTATCTGAAAAAGATAGGAGGTATATACGTTGACACAATTTCTGGATGCAAGATCATCGCAAAATGCTGCGTTGTTTAATTCCATCTCCATACCGATTCCAGTGATTAACACGCCTCAATTATTCGGCCAGATTGGTCTGCAAACGGCTGGAGCCGGACCCAACCTGAGAGTCTCTCTAAAGGGAACCATAACGGTACAATTACCACTTGCCCTATTTCAAGTGAGGATTATTATTGTAAGAGGCACAGTGGCAACCGATCCGATCGTTTACTCCGGCAACTACACGTATGGTCTGAACGGTCTGCTTAACCCTGAAGTGATCGTTTTCTCTGCCAATGACTTTAACACACCGATCGTGCCACAATTAACCTACAGTGCATTTATCAGTACCAACTTGCTCGGAACGGTTCGGGTAGGCCCCGAGAGTTTCGACGGATTTGTCGTTTCGGATTAAAATGAACACCTCCACCCCCATACTCTTAATCTTTTTGTTCATAAAGATTAAGGTATGGGGGTGTTCCAATTTACATTGCATCAGTTTCCAAAATAAACATCCAGCTTGCCTGTGGGCGGCGTTGTCGCCATCCAGACAGCTGCCAGATTATCTGGACTAACTGTAGCCGCAGTAATATAGTCTCCAATGAGTACTGTGGGCATCGGAGAGTTGCCGTTTGGATTAAAAGATGTAGTTGTGATGCGACGATTAGTGAAGCTCGCACCTCCATTAAATGATTCCGCAACAAAAACGTCCAGCAGGAATCCGTCAATTCGATTGGAGTAATAAATTACCCTGATCGTCCCTGCAAAAGGTGATACGGTTATGGACGGGAAAAAATTCTGTGTACCCGGTGGCGCGCCTGTGATACTGATGGGGTCTGACCATAAAAGGCCATCCGGAGATTCGCAGAGTAAAACATCGGTATATCCAGCTCGCGCATCATTCCATACAGCATACACGGTTCCGCTGTTAGGTCCAACGGAAATATCTGCTCCCAGACTTAGGTTGGTCTGCACTCGAAAAGCATAATTCGGCACAGGTAAAGGCGAAGGTGCCGGTACTACGGATGAAATAAACGTTGCCTGTCTTTCAAGAAGAGGTTGATAGGTAATGCCCCCATCGTACGAAATACGTAATAACGCGGATGGACTGGCAGGACCCGTAATGATATATCCCGCATAGACTTGACCTGAGAATCCAACAGCCAGCGCAGCTCGATCGTGTATTCCTCGGGGATTCGACTGTCGATCAGGCGGCTCCCAGGAGATCCCCTGGTCGAGCGACCTTTGCGTAAAGATCGCGGAAGAAGTTGTCGCGAGCGGCGTATATCCGACATATGCATGGCCACGATAGGGGCTACCTGGAGAACGGTCAACGGCTATGTAAGGCTCATCATTATGAACAATTGTACCGAACCCCGCCTGGACGATAACCGGTGGCTGCCACGTTAGTCCATCATCAAATGAAGTATAACTCGCAATCGTCCCATCATTGATCCCGTTAAACAAATGCACGGTAACGATAAACGTATTCGGAAACGTATAGTCTATCGTAGGCGCCTCTGCTCCTGTATACCCTGCCGGTTGAGGAAGTACCGTGGTGGACCAGGTACTGCCTCCATTAATGGAACGATAGAAACCAGTCAATGTTGGCCCGGTACTGGTATCCACAGCTACCACGCACATGATATTCGGGTTCAGCGT
The nucleotide sequence above comes from Paenibacillus sp. W2I17. Encoded proteins:
- a CDS encoding SDR family NAD(P)-dependent oxidoreductase — translated: MDMGLKEKTALVTGSTKGIGKAIAIELAREGVHVLINGRNDEEVEQTVREIKSTFPETSPQKATADLVDLAQRQALFEKFPEVDILINSMGIYEIMSYEDINDEVWEKYFRINVLAANGLSQFYLPKMVKNNDGRIIFIASEEALMPSGQMPQYCMTKSMLLSLSKSLSKLTAGTEVTINTILPGPTLSENVQEIIEGIYPDETLNFEEKEKDFMKSNLPQSELQRFIKPSEIGRLAAFVCSPYASAFRGSPIRMDGGMVPTIF
- a CDS encoding GAF domain-containing sensor histidine kinase yields the protein MLKTEFIDVLSIVSHKLYDSAANVMDTASRLIPANTFCIAQLDHLSTKVLNVYNRDKLILGEGLVVDNAESYCALVTEHSQGPLVINNNLTHPLTRHMDATEFVGGCSFVGVPIHNENGEIYGSLCSFDQDFYSYQQKDVDLLLSLSSFFTSLLEMETTLQQLKQAEETAAKVLEEKKNLLAVLSHEIRTPMNGVLAMANLLQSTRLSEDQSLYVNVIESSGASLLSMMDQILDYSKAEAGAISLEIKPYSVTETVEHVLQLFSSEAQKKGIRLYAEYNINDHLMLMGDQHKVRQILINLVGNALKFTEKGEVCISTEVSVDTKGTLHASYEIKDTGIGIPQDRQDLLFKSYSQIHGNSGKYGGAGLGLSICKQLAELMGGVVWLKESSPMGSQFVFNISSAAPTVHTNI
- a CDS encoding sialidase family protein, whose amino-acid sequence is MVVVNITGALAGSQFEPSIAVNTLNPNIMCVVAVDTSTGPTLTGFYRSINGGSTWSTTVLPQPAGYTGAEAPTIDYTFPNTFIVTVHLFNGINDGTIASYTSFDDGLTWQPPVIVQAGFGTIVHNDEPYIAVDRSPGSPYRGHAYVGYTPLATTSSAIFTQRSLDQGISWEPPDRQSNPRGIHDRAALAVGFSGQVYAGYIITGPASPSALLRISYDGGITYQPLLERQATFISSVVPAPSPLPVPNYAFRVQTNLSLGADISVGPNSGTVYAVWNDARAGYTDVLLCESPDGLLWSDPISITGAPPGTQNFFPSITVSPFAGTIRVIYYSNRIDGFLLDVFVAESFNGGASFTNRRITTTSFNPNGNSPMPTVLIGDYITAATVSPDNLAAVWMATTPPTGKLDVYFGN
- a CDS encoding AraC family transcriptional regulator, with protein sequence MQSQPNDRIKVHPGFWAGLHQLGIGADDIARTAQLSLETINKPVVTQSQYFAIWQAYSDLNGDTAEGIIKLATGYEISKYPPPVLAMYHARDYRDALNRMVRYKQMCPPESLQITEAGEEWFIELGWLHKEQPGPPLLVGITLAFLIELGRRGTGQPLIAKRVEFSQPMGDVATLEDYFGCRVDTNSNYNRLTLERKDLSLPFLSYNEELLEILTPALDRSLDEQESNRSITEVVKWIMKRSLTGKRPDIQTVAKELRMSDRTLQRRLTEENTNFKQLLTEARREQAREYLADPSLDIKEVAFLVGYEDQNSFYRAFKTWEGDTPSNWRVRQ
- a CDS encoding triacylglycerol lipase; the encoded protein is MSMILALSITGIGSSSKASAATARTPIVLVHGLTGSDSNFTAIESYLRSQGWTRDELFAIDLPSKQGNQLLNSAAISRFVDDVLRETGHTKVNIIAHSMGGANSLYYILNRGGASKVDKLITLGGANRLTTTTAPSGIKVTSIYSTSDTIVSPVLSRLNGANNVSVSLVSHIGLLFNSRVNALIKTALNE